A region from the Lolium perenne isolate Kyuss_39 chromosome 4, Kyuss_2.0, whole genome shotgun sequence genome encodes:
- the LOC127292743 gene encoding uncharacterized protein, which yields MAETLVGLRLAASAVPQPRSRRSSCAAPAQHRFSPLRRGRLCARAAVAGPPEVDEDEAMSIDNLCRFFDLNVGKWNGIFYQFDAHGRIQQEITTRLSVSTYGEGDLTSLMQSLYIKQASSEITFVGEEDSEPEWAEYKIKETNMFTVDKYQQIGFFPEQKAFALRYQTAGMLETVLRAGVLGEDDTGEESPKNLKLPSRKPSIVCENCLYSLDGNGRVRAFHLSDPNGVLDTLIVFHENQGSVVPLTDSLTDDPEIPSNDRINAVLGRWEGHSVTKRSGVYGATLDEADTVVLLEMDNGGQLIQDNISTKTGTSTTTTIHWTGVANNNLLQFDGGYEITLLPGGMYMGYPSDISKCIQQLDSFHLEFCWMESPGKRQRLVRTFDSAGLAVSSTYFIETKV from the exons ATGGCGGAAACCCTCGTCGGCCTCCGGCTCGCGGCCTCGGCCGTCCCGCAGCCCCGAAGCCGCCGAAGCTCCTGCGCTGCGCCGGCGCAGCACCGCTTCTCCCCTTTACGGCGGGGCCGGCTGTGCGCCCGGGCGGCGGTCGCGGGCCCGCCGGAGGTGGACGAGGACGAGGCGATGAGCATTGACAACCTCTGCCGCTTCTTCGACCTCAACGTCGGCAAGTGGAACGGCATCTTCTAC CAATTCGATGCGCACGGGAGGATTCAGCAGGAGATCACCACACGGCTGTCCGTCAGCACGTACGGGGAGGGCGACCTCACTAGCCTCATGCAATC GCTGTATATCAAGCAGGCTTCGTCTGAGATAACATTTGTAGGTGAGGAGGATTCTGAACCAGAGTGGGCGGAGTACAAAATCAAAGAGACTAACATGTTCACCGTAGATAAGTATCAGCAG ATAGGGTTCTTTCCTGAGCAGAAGGCATTTGCGTTGAGATACCAGACTGCTGGAATGCTGGAGACTGTTCTTCGAGCCGGTGTGCTCGGAGAAGATGATACTGGTGAAGAATCCCCAAA AAACTTGAAGTTACCTTCTCGTAAACCATCTATTGTATGCGAGAATTGTCTTTACTCACTCGATGGCAATGGTCGAGTAAGAGCTTTTCACTTAAGTGACCCAAATGGAGTGCTCGATACACTTATTGTTTTTCATGAAAATCAAGGCTCTGTAGTGCCACTTACCGACTCTTTGACTGATGATCCTGAG ATTCCCAGCAACGATAGGATAAATGCCGTGCTTGGAAGGTGGGAGGGCCATTCTGTGACAAAGAGGAGCGGGGTGTATGGAGCAACGCTTGACGAGGCTGATACGGTTGTTCTCCTTGAAATGGACAACGGTGGTCAGCTGATTCAG GATAATATTTCAACGAAAACCGGAACTAGCACGACAACAACGATCCACTGGACAGGAGTAGCAAATAACAATTTGCTTCAGTTTGATGGAGGATATGAAATTACTTTGCTACCTGGAGGGATGTACATGGGTTATCCGTCAGACATCAGCAAGTGCATTCAGCAGTTAGATTCTTTTCATTTGGAGTTCTGTTGGATGGAATCGCCAGGAAAGAGGCAGCGGCTTGTGCGGACTTTCGACTCTGCTGGTCTGGCTGTTTCGTCGACCTACTTCATAGAGACCAAAGTATGA